Below is a genomic region from Deltaproteobacteria bacterium.
CATATCCACCACTGGCAGGTCCCCCACCAGGTAGCCGATACGCAAACCGGCCAGGGCATACATCTTGGAAAAGGTCCGGAAGACCACCAGGTTGGGATAGTCCCGGATCAAGGCGATGCCGTCCGGATAATTGTCATGTTCCACGAATTCGGCATAGGCCTCATCGACGACCACGATCTGGCGGCCGTTGATGCGGTCGAGAAATCGGGTCAATCGATCCTTATCCCAGTAAGTGCCCGTAGGGTTGTTGGGGTTACAGACGAAAAGGATCTTGGTCCGGTCATCGATCCTGTCTAACATCCCCTCGTCATCAAAACCAAAACCTTTAAGAGGCACCAGCCGGGCCTCGTAGCCAGAGAACTCGGCCACCCACTCATAGACGGCAAAGGTTTTATCCGCCGTGATGATATTGTCCCCTTCCTGGCAGAAGGCCTTGATGACAAAGCTGATCACTTCATTGGCCCCGTTGCCCACCAGGAATTGATCGATATGAAGGCCGGAGGTATCGGCCAGCCTTTCCCGAAGGTGATAGGCGTCCCCGCTGGGATAGATGGAGGCCCGGGGAGGCGGAAAGCGGCGGATGATCTCCTGTGCCCTGGGCGGCGGGCCCAGGGGGTTTTCATTATTGTTCAGCCGAAACAGGCGGGAACACCCGTAAAGCCTCTGGAGCACATCATCGGGCTTGCTGGGGATGTAGGCCTCAAACCGTTTGATATAGTCTGGGACGAGTCTTTCTAAGGAAGGGGCGTTCATGATAGGCGGTTCAGTTCAGTTCCCACTTCAGATAACACGAAAAAGAGAATATCGAATTTCGAACACCGAATTTCGAATTCTGAAGTAAAAAAGATTCCTGCTTTCGGGTCATGCTTCTGCGTTGAACGCTGCAATTTTCTTTTCCTTCGATATTCGTTATTCGATATTCAATATTCGATGTTTTCATTGATTCGCGGCCTCCTTATCAGGCAGAAGCCTGAAAAATGACCAGGTCCCCTTCTCCGGCATAAGGTAAAAGGAGACAAGGACGTAAATTATTTTTAAACAGGGCCGGGGCAAATTCCACCTGCCAGGATTTGGCCAGATCCATTTCGAAAAAGATGTTGCGCCAGCCTTCTTTCCGCAGAAGCTTAAGATGGCGGCCGACATTTTCTTCTTCATCCCTACCCGGACGGATGGGCTGCAAAGTCACCAGGCTTCGCCCGCGATCAAAGTTGGGAGAAAGGACCGAAAAGGGGTTTCTGGCCTCACCATCATCGATGACCGGCCGCATCTCTCTGGGCAGGGTCCTTCTCTGAAATTCCTGCTTAAGAAAAGGGGCGAGTTCAGGATGAGCCCAGACCAGGCTTCCGGTGTCCTCCTGCAATTGTCGAAAATAGGCCGTAATGGTTACCGGCGGCCCCTGGGGAGGGAAAAAGGAAAAAGAGCCCAAAGACTCAAAATAGCTTGATGGCAGTTCAGGGGTCGGGTAACGGCTGAGTAATCCCACGGCCTTAGTCCGGGCGATATCCGCCAGTACCGCTTCAAGCAAAGCCTCAGCCATCGGAGATTCCTTGGGCTGATCGAAAAGATAAGGGCCGGAACACCCGACGATCTTAGGTCCCCGCCAGTACCATAAAATCCCACCGCCCAGGTGACCCTGGGGATCGCAAGCGACCAGGACCTTAAATTCCCCCTCGGCGGCCATGTCCGCCACCTTGCCCGGAAAAGGGAAAAACACCGGCAGGACCTGGGGGGGATAATAAAACAGGGCCATGCGGGCCAAGGTTTTTACTTCCTCCCGGTCGGGTGTTTTTAAGGAATATTCTAATAGGGGGCGGGCAGAAGGGGGGACCTCGGGCTGGACAGCAGGATAGGCCCTTTCC
It encodes:
- the hisC gene encoding histidinol-phosphate transaminase, coding for MNAPSLERLVPDYIKRFEAYIPSKPDDVLQRLYGCSRLFRLNNNENPLGPPPRAQEIIRRFPPPRASIYPSGDAYHLRERLADTSGLHIDQFLVGNGANEVISFVIKAFCQEGDNIITADKTFAVYEWVAEFSGYEARLVPLKGFGFDDEGMLDRIDDRTKILFVCNPNNPTGTYWDKDRLTRFLDRINGRQIVVVDEAYAEFVEHDNYPDGIALIRDYPNLVVFRTFSKMYALAGLRIGYLVGDLPVVDMIRRTCVVYSVNGLAQEAALAALSDTEHIQRTRELVKSGKVFLSRELDRMGLPYISGEGNFVMIRLPISDTLAYRKLMARGVMVRTMTSFRFPNYIRISISPQEALEALVEALGDILKDHDDL